In a single window of the Papaver somniferum cultivar HN1 chromosome 8, ASM357369v1, whole genome shotgun sequence genome:
- the LOC113304973 gene encoding uncharacterized protein LOC113304973: MILIIANCLSLGLQINDIEPFCQDEIVIYKQCVDKRDKILRQRLRESEHKLGLSMPLDDAKDRATQLQSEVTSLERRLILASGAEGMDGFRQRWSLHGRLEDTKKRLDSLKQGMEKRENKEEPTSSTTTKKGWFS; this comes from the exons ATGATTCT GATAATTGCAAATTGTCTTTCTCTAGGTTTGCAAATCAATGATATTGAACCATTTTGCCAAGATGAGATTGTTATATACAAACAATGTGTCGATAAACGG GATAAGATACTGAGGCAACGGCTTCGAGAGAGTGAACATAAATTGGGTCTTTCAATGCCATTAGATGATGCCAAAGATAGAGCTACTCAACTTCAATCAGAGGTCACATCATTGGAGAG GCGCTTAATTCTTGCAAGTGGAGCTGAAGGGATGGACGGGTTTCGCCAGAGATGGAGTTTGCATGGACGCCTTGAAGACACTAA AAAAAGATTAGACTCTTTAAAGCAGGGAATGGAGAAGAGAGAAAATAAGGAAGAGCCAACAAGTTCAACCACCACTAAGAAAGGTTGGTTCTCTTGA
- the LOC113304266 gene encoding probable aquaporin PIP1-2, whose translation MEGKEEDVKLGANKFSERQPIGTSAQNTDKDYKEPPPAPFFEPGELKSWSFWRAGIAEFMATFLFLYITVLTVMGVAGNKNKCATVGIQGIAWAFGGMIFALVYCTAGISGGHINPAVTFGLLLARKLSLTRAVFYMIMQCLGAICGAGVVKGFQPANYQMNNGGANFVAPGYTKGDGLGAEIVGTFVLVYTVFSATDAKRNARDSHVPILAPLPIGFAVFLVHLATIPITGTGINPARSLGAAIIYNRAHAWDDHWIFWVGPFIGAALAALYHVIVIRAIPFRTKS comes from the exons ATGGAGGGCAAAGAAGAGGATGTTAAGTTGGGAGCTAACAAGTTTTCAGAGAGACAACCTATTGGAACATCAGCACAGAACACAGATAAAGATTACAAggaaccaccaccagcaccatttTTTGAACCTGGTGAACTAAAATCATGGTCATTCTGGAGAGCAGGAATTGCAGAGTTCATGGCAACTTTCCTATTTCTTTACATCACTGTTTTGACTGTCATGGGTGTTGCTGGTAACAAGAATAAGTGTGCAACAGTTGGTATCCAAGGTATTGCTTGGGCTTTTGGTGGTATGATCTTTGCTCTTGTTTACTGTACTGCTGGTATCTCTG GTGGTCACATCAACCCTGCTGTTACCTTTGGACTTCTATTGGCAAGGAAATTGTCTCTAACCAGAGCTGTTTTCTACATGATAATGCAATGTCTTGGAGCAATCTGTGGTGCTGGTGTTGTTAAAGGTTTCCAACCAGCAAATTACCAGATGAACAATGGTGGTGCTAACTTTGTAGCTCCTGGGTACACCAAGGGAGATGGTCTTGGTGCTGAAATTGTTGGTACTTTTGTTCTTGTCTACACAGTTTTCTCTGctacagatgccaagagaaaTGCTAGAGATTCTCATGTccct ATTTTGGCTCCACTACCAATTGGATTTGCAGTGTTCTTGGTACATTTGGCTACCATCCCCATCACTGGAACTGGTATTAACCCAGCTAGAAGTCTTGGTGCTGCCATTATCTACAACAGAGCCCATGCTTGGGATGACCAT TGGATCTTCTGGGTAGGACCATTCATTGGAGCTGCCCTTGCAGCATTGTACCATGTCATTGTCATCAGAGCTATTCCATTCAGAACAAAATcttaa
- the LOC113304974 gene encoding uncharacterized protein LOC113304974, whose protein sequence is MELQLVALLLVLLPVKPLSLAMKFKLPPQSLERISKIQAVKWRVSYHKKKAQWNYVLDISKNNSSLWVLLGDLNFHISDTDNNVSSSIDGWVNKTVSECGLEDLGYSGKSHTWTSNNLGTCDRKYRIDMALGNSDWNISFPNSKLYHLNQVGSDHSPIMFVTDSSIPNCWKPFKFFLTWLNDDSCFNVIANAGKTEFNGSPAFQFTNKMNITRKTLSKWNREHFGNIHQQVNSLQQQLTVLQAQPHNSQADDQIQTSREEISSHLTSHFSSISSSTILEEHVYSVLPTIITAEDNIILTSIPSSDDIFSSLKSMENWSSPGPEGFQAGFYKSQWSSIGEDVCLMVKKFFETKNLSRKVNKTYISLIPKKKKSMCAADYRPIGLCNTFYKIISKILVSRMKPLMEKIISPYQATYVSGRLISDNTVIAQEIIHSMKKKRGQIGWMHLSWICQKHLTDWWNLLLKVLNYFGFSDDFCDLIHQCISTSILSILINCSPCDEFKHTRGIIQGDPLSPYLFILDMEFLSRHLVATQQDKTIQGIKVACNAPAINHLLFADECLIFTQANLTSVNNLLNNFSTQSGQVINFEKSAVYFSKHTKTEEGRSTMIKHVLNAVPTYQMGTFKLPNQLINKLTSIERHFFWGHKSNKGANPISWLKICESRDFGGLAFTYPEKLNLALLTNMAWRICTESSNLMVQLIRKKYFRNGDILHQKIEAKNCSYSWNDIAKDQLFDDNTSARIQSMFLDVTKEDKMIWMPSKDGKFSVKSTYNKLTSWDGEVNVNGRIIQFVVWKALWKSGATHRIKLFIWKCIREINQTRDKLAVYNIEQEKKCGSRGSCTETIEHFLLECKHARDVWRGVNINIDAIRNNCTSVSEWCTSWFTTDNSTNEHWMFTLMIGAWIIWKDRCDSIFQGISLNPINFVHKINYHLISHLKSHNIVHEHMHSITSHWVPPYPGIIKINVDAPFDSFTSKIGTGLIIRDETGDCIGIKGSFTHGALNPEEGECMEIHEALAWAKKKSYFKIQIEEDATLVIQSLTGTTSLIQWENRNILKDIKHLSLCFSFRSFSFISRDDNQVAGELVNQLKLQN, encoded by the exons ATGGAGCTTCAACTGGTGGCACTACTATTGGTTCTTCTTCCTGTGAAACCACTGTCACTGGCAATGAAATTCAAACTTCCTCCTCAATCACTTGAAAGGATAAGCAAGATCCAGGCAGTCAAATGGAGAGTCAG TTATCACAAGAAAAAAGCTCAGTGGAATTATGTTTTGGATATTAGTAAAAATAATAGTAGTCTTTGGGTTCTACTAGGAGACCTTAATTTTCATATTTCTGATACTGATAATAATGTTTCTTCCTCTATTGATGGATGGGTCAATAAGACTGTTTCTGAATGTGGTTTAGAAGACTTAGGTTATTCTGGCAAAAGTCACACTTGGACCAGCAACAATTTAGGTACATGTGATAGAAAATATAGAATAGACATGGCACTAGGCAATAGTGATTGGAATATTTCTTTTCCTAATTCTAAATTATATCACCTTAACCAAGTTGGTAGTGATCATAGTCCAATTATGTTTGTTACAGATTCTAGTATACCTAACTGCTGGAAGCCTTTTAAGTTTTTTCTAACTTGGCTTAATGATGATTCTTGTTTTAATGTAATTGCTAATGCTGGGAAGACTGAATTTAATGGCTCCCCAGCCTTTCAGTTCACTAATAAAATGAATATCACTAGGAAAACTTTATCCAAATGGAACAGAGAACATTTTGGTAACATTCATCAGCAGGTTAATTCTCTACAGCAGCAGTTAACTGTATTACAAGCTCAACCACACAACTCTCAGGCAGATGATCAAATTCAGACA TCAAGAGAAGAGATTTCATCTCATCTTACAAGCCATTTCAGTAGTATAAGTTCAAGTACAATTCTTGAGGAACACGTTTATTCAGTTCTTCCAACAATCATTACCGCAGAAGATAATATTATTCTGACAAGTATTCCCTCTTCAGAtgacattttttcttctttaaaaagtATGGAAAATTGGAGTTCTCCAGGGCCAGAAGGGTTTCAAGCAGGGTTTTACAAAAGTCAATGGAGCTCTATAGGTGAAGATGTTTGCTTAATGGTCAAGAAATTCTTTGAAACAAAAAATTTGTCAAGGAAAGTTAATAAAACTTATATTTCTCTcattccaaagaagaagaaatctatgTGTGCAGCAGATTACAGACCCATTGGATTATGCAATACATTCTATAAAATAATTTCTAAGATTCTTGTAAGCAGGATGAAACCATtaatggagaagatcatatctccaTATCAGGCAACATATGTTTCAGGCAGATTAATTAGTGACAACACAGTAATAGCTCAAGAAATTATTCATTCTATGAAGAAAAAAAGGGGTCAAATAGGATGGATGCACTTAAGCTGGATatgtcaaaagcatttgacagattggTGGAACTTGCTTCTTAAAGTTcttaactattttgggtttagtGATGATTTCTGTGACTTGATTCACCAGTGCATAAGTACTTCAATTCTTTCAATTCTTATTAATTGTTCACCTTGTGATGAATTCAAGCACACAAGAGGAATTATACAAGGTGACCCTCTTTCACCTTATCTATTTATTCTGGATATGGAATTTCTCTCAAGACATCTAGTTGCAACTCAACAAGACAAAACTATTCAAGGTATTAAAGTGGCTTGTAATGCACCAGCCATCAATCATTTGCTATTTGCAGATGAATGCCTGATTTTCACTCAGGCAAATCTTACTTCTGTCAACAATCTGCTCAACAACTTCAGCACTCAGTCAGGACAAGTTATAAACTTTGAGAAATCTGCAGTTTACTTCAGCAAGCATACAAAAACAGAA GAAGGAAGGTCAACTATGATCAAGCATGTCTTAAATGCAGTCCCTACTTATCAAATGGGCACCTTCAAGCTCCCTAATCAACTCATTAATAAGCTTACTTCCATAGAGAGACATTTCTTTTGGGGCCATAAATCTAATAAAGGTGCTAACCCCATATCTTGGCTCAAGATATGTGAATCAAGAGATTTTGGTGGACTGGCTTTCACATATCCAGAAAAGCTTAATTTGGCTCTGCTAACAAATATGGCTTGGAGAATCTGTACTGAATCAAGTAATCTAATGGTGCAGCTTATAAGGAAGAAATATTTTAGAAATGGGGATATTCTACATCAAAAGATTGAGGCTAAAAACTGCTCATATTCTTGGAATGACATTGCTAAAG ACCAATTATTTGATGACAACACTTCTGCTAGAATTCAGAGTATGTTTCTTGATGTGACAAAGGAAGACAAGATGATATGGATGCCTTCAAAAGATGGTAAATTCTCTGTTAAGAGCACTTACAATAAGCTTACTAGCTGGGATGGAGAAGTTAATGTCAAtggaagaatcattcaatttgtgGTTTGGAAAGCACTGTGGAAATCTGGAGCTACTCATAGAATTAAGCTCTTCATTTGGAAATGTATTAGGGAGATTAACCAGACAAGGGATAAACTGGCAGTCTATAATATAGAGCAGGAAAAAAAATGTGGTAGTCGTGGTAGTTGTACTGAAACTATTGAGCATTTTTTACTGGAATGCAAACATGCCAGAGATGTGTGGAGAGGGGTGAACATCAATATTGATGCAATCAGAAACAATTGTACAAGTGTATCAGAATGGTGCACAAGTTGGTTCACAACAGATAATAGTACAAATGAGCATTGGATGTTTACATTAATGATTGGTGCATGGATCATCTGGAAGGACAGATGTGATTCAATCTTCCAGGGAATATCTCTAAACCCAATTAATTTTGTGCATAAAATTAACTATCATTTGATTTCTCATCTGAAGTCACATAACATTGTACATGAACATATGCATAGCATTACATCACATTGGGTACCTCCTTATCCAGGCATTATTAAAATTAATGTTGATGCACCATTCGACAGCTTTACTAGCAAAATAGGAACTGGACTAATCATTCGTGATGAAACAGGTGATTGTATAGGGATCAAAGGAAGTTTCACACATGGAGCATTAAATCCAGAAGAAGGAGAATGTATGGAAATCCATGAAGCACTAGCATGGGCAAAGAAGAAATCTTACTTCAAAATCCAAATAGAAGAAGATGCTACACTGGTCATTCAATCTCTTACGGGCACCACTTCTTTAATTCAGTGGGAAAACAGaaatattttgaaagatattaaaCATTTATCTTTATGTTTTAGTTTTCGTAGTTTTTCATTCATCAGCAGAGATGACAATCAAGTAGCAGGTGAACTGGTTAATCAGTTAAAACTTCAGAATTAG